A genomic window from Populus alba chromosome 19, ASM523922v2, whole genome shotgun sequence includes:
- the LOC118044299 gene encoding GDSL esterase/lipase At1g71250 — MTMKANAIKWSWFMNLIIFFLHCSNGIAVESERVPALFVFGDSLVDVGNNNYLSSIAKANYFPYGVDFVKFGPTGRFSNGKTFVDILGDILGVPYPPAFADPNTAGPIILGGVNYASAAAGILDETGQHYGQRYSLSQQVLNFETTLNQIRTLMSGRNLTEYLGKSIAVLVFGSNDYINNYLMPSVYSSSFYYSPPDFANLLLNHYTRQLLALYNLGLRKFLLPGIGPLGCIPNQRASAPPDRCVDYVNQILGTFNEGLRSLVDQLNRHPGAMFVYGNSYGSVGDILNNPGTYGFSVVDKGCCGIGRNQGQITCLPWVVPCSNRNTYVFWDAFHPTEAVNAILAQRAFNGSQRDCYPINVQQMTLIY; from the exons ATGACGATGAAGGCTAATGCCATTAAGTGGTCTTGGTTTATGAACTTGATCATTTTTTTCCTACACTGCTCAAATGGGATTGCTGTTGAGTCTGAGAGAGTTCCAGCACTGTTCGTGTTTGGAGATTCGTTGGTTGATGTTGGCAACAACAATTATCTCAGCAGCATCGCGAAAGCCAATTACTTCCCTTACGGTGttgattttgtcaaatttggcCCTACTGGGAGATTTTCCAATGGGAAAACCTTTGTTGATATACTTG GAGACATTCTGGGAGTGCCGTATCCTCCAGCCTTTGCAGATCCTAACACAGCTGGGCCCATTATACTTGGTGGAGTGAATTATGCTTCAGCAGCTGCTGGCATCCTTGATGAGACAGGGCAACACTAC GGACAAAGGTATAGCCTGAGCCAACAAGTCCTGAATTTTGAGACAACACTGAATCAAATAAGAACATTGATGAGTGGAAGGAATCTGACCGAGTACCTGGGAAAATCCATTGCTGTTTTAGTGTTCGGAAGCAATGACTACATCAACAATTACCTCATGCCTTCTGTCTACTCGTCCAGCTTCTACTATAGTCCCCCAGATTTTGCAAATCTTCTGCTCAATCACTACACGCGTCAGCTTCTG GCACTATATAATCTAGGACTAAGGAAATTCCTGCTACCAGGAATCGGGCCTCTTGGTTGCATCCCTAACCAAAGAGCCTCTGCTCCCCCAGATAGATGTGTTGATTATGTAAATCAAATACTTGGAACCTTCAATGAAGGTCTGAGATCACTCGTTGATCAGCTGAACAGACATCCTGGTGCAATGTTCGTATATGGAAATAGTTACGGTTCCGTTGGTGACATCCTAAATAACCCTGGTACTTACG GATTCAGTGTTGTGGATAAAGGTTGCTGTGGGATTGGTAGGAACCAAGGCCAGATAACATGTCTTCCGTGGGTGGTTCCTTGCTCGAACAGAAATACGTACGTCTTCTGGGATGCCTTCCATCCAACGGAGGCCGTCAATGCCATTCTAGCCCAGCGAGCCTTTAATGGCTCACAAAGGGATTGTTACCCAATTAACGTCCAGCAAATGACCCTCATCTACTGA
- the LOC118044293 gene encoding 2-methylpropanoate--CoA ligase CCL4 encodes MEELKPTPASLSPLTPLAFLERTATVYGDCPSVVYNNITYTWSQTHRRCLQVASSLSSYGIKPGHVVSVVAPNIPAMYELQFAVPMSGAILNNINTRLDARTMSILLRHSESKLVFVDCLSRDVILDAMSLLPPNTKRPTLVLIADEAEAAESSVTVDFCCAYESMVEKGDPGFKWVRPHSEWDPMVLNYTSGTTSSPKGVVHCHRSVFTITVGSLIDWGVPKQAVYLWTLPIFHANGWSYPWGIAAVGGTNICLRKFDGPTIYSLIKRHGVTHMCGAPVVLTMLTNSTNKEPLKNPVQILTAGAPPPSAVLFRTESLGFVVSHGYGLTETAGLVVSCAWKPKWNSFPASERARLKARQGVKIVGFTEIDVVEPESGKSVKRDGAALGEVVLKGGCVMLGYLKDPTGTSKCMKDGWFYTGDVGVMHLDGYLEIKDRSKDVIISGGENISSVEIESVLYTHPAVNEAAVVARPDEFWGETPCAFVGLKDGLTQKPGEKDIIDFCREKMPRYMVPKTVVFKDELPKTSTGKIQKFVLRGIAKGTGSSKGSRM; translated from the coding sequence ATGGAGGAACTGAAGCCAACACCAGCAAGCTTATCTCCTCTCACACCATTAGCTTTCTTGGAAAGAACTGCTACTGTATATGGTGATTGCCCATCTGTCGTCTACAACAACATTACTTATACGTGGTCTCAAACCCACCGTCGATGTCTCCAAGTGGCATCGTCTCTGTCATCGTACGGCATCAAGCCTGGCCACGTGGTCTCCGTTGTCGCCCCCAACATCCCTGCGATGTACGAGCTTCAGTTTGCCGTGCCCATGTCTGGTGCCATCCTCAACAACATCAACACACGCCTCGATGCACGTACTATGTCCATACTCCTGCGTCACAGCGAATCAAAGCTCGTTTTCGTTGATTGCCTCTCACGTGACGTCATCCTGGACGCCATGTCTCTGCTACCTCCGAATACCAAGCGCCCTACTCTCGTCCTCATCGCGGATGAGGCTGAGGCAGCAGAATCATCTGTAACCGTTGATTTTTGCTGCGCTTATGAAAGCATGGTGGAGAAAGGTGATCCTGGGTTCAAGTGGGTCCGTCCTCATAGTGAGTGGGACCCGATGGTGCTAAACTACACGTCGGGTACAACATCATCTCCTAAAGGAGTGGTCCATTGCCATAGAAGTGTTTTCACCATCACCGTTGGATCCTTGATTGATTGGGGAGTTCCAAAACAAGCCGTATATTTGTGGACCCTACCGATATTCCACGCCAACGGATGGAGCTATCCCTGGGGCATCGCAGCCGTTGGTGGGACCAACATCTGTCTCCGTAAATTTGATGGCCCGACGATCTACAGCTTGATCAAACGACACGGCGTCACTCACATGTGTGGTGCTCCTGTGGTGCTGACCATGCTAACAAACTCTACAAATAAAGAACCACTTAAAAACCCAGTTCAGATTTTAACCGCCGGAGCTCCACCACCATCCGCCGTGCTATTCAGGACAGAGTCGTTGGGTTTCGTAGTGAGCCATGGATACGGGTTAACTGAAACAGCAGGGCTTGTGGTGTCTTGTGCATGGAAACCAAAGTGGAATTCATTTCCAGCAAGCGAAAGAGCTAGACTCAAGGCAAGACAAGGAGTTAAGATTGTTGGGTTCACCGAGATTGATGTTGTGGAACCCGAATCAGGAAAGAGTGTGAAACGCGACGGGGCAGCACTCGGTGAAGTTGTTTTAAAGGGTGGGTGTGTTATGTTGGGTTATTTAAAAGACCCAACCGGCACATCAAAGTGCATGAAAGATGGCTGGTTTTACACCGGAGATGTGGGTGTTATGCACCTAGATGGTTATTTAGAAATCAAAGATAGGTCCAAAGATGTGATCATCAGCGGTGGAGAGAATATTAGCAGTGTAGAGATTGAGTCTGTGTTGTATACACATCCTGCAGTTAACGAGGCGGCTGTGGTGGCTCGACCTGATGAGTTCTGGGGTGAGACACCATGCGCATTCGTGGGCTTGAAGGATGGGTTGACTCAAAAGCCTGGTGAGAAggatataattgatttttgcaGGGAAAAAATGCCACGCTATATGGTGCCTAAAACTGTGGTCTTTAAAGATGAGCTCCCCAAGACATCAACTGGGAAGATTCAAAAGTTTGTGCTAAGAGGGATTGCTAAGGGCACGGGGTCCTCAAAAGGGAGTCGAATGTAG